From Sus scrofa isolate TJ Tabasco breed Duroc chromosome 18, Sscrofa11.1, whole genome shotgun sequence, a single genomic window includes:
- the LOC110257542 gene encoding zinc finger and SCAN domain-containing protein 2-like, whose product MTELASSGGGSPAGDGEEGLGDDRGLVIHHPAEEQPYRCPLCGQTFSQQPSLVRHQKAHAGAGRAAAFVCPECGKAFSVKHNLEVHQRTHTGERPFPCPECGRCFSLKQNLLTHQRIHSGEKPHQCSQCGRCFREPRFLLNHQRTHARMPAPHPRRPGVFGERRPYFCARCGKSFAREGSLKTHQRSHGHGPESPAAHLGRVL is encoded by the coding sequence ATGACCGAGCTGGCGTCCTCCGGGGGCGGGTCCCCTGCGGGGGACGGGGAGGAGGGTCTGGGGGACGATCGCGGCCTGGTCATCCACCACCCCGCGGAGGAACAGCCATACCGCTGTCCGCTGTGCGGCCAGACCTTCTCGCAGCAGCCCAGCCTGGTGCGGCACCAGAAGGCGCACGCTGGAGCGGGCCGCGCGGCTGCCTTCGTGTGTCCCGAGTGCGGCAAGGCTTTCAGCGTCAAGCACAACCTCGAGGTGCACCAGCGCACCCACACGGGCGAGCGGCCCTTCCCCTGCCCCGAGTGCGGGCGCTGCTTCAGCCTCAAGCAGAACCTGCTCACACACCAGCGCATCCACAGCGGCGAGAAGCCGCACCAGTGCTCTCAGTGCGGCCGCTGCTTCCGCGAGCCACGCTTCCTGCTCAACCACCAGCGCACCCACGCGCGCATGCCCGCGCCGCACCCGCGCCGCCCCGGAGTCTTCGGGGAGCGGAGGCCCTACTTCTGCGCCCGCTGCGGCAAGAGCTTTGCCCGCGAGGGCTCGCTCAAGACCCACCAGCGCAGCCACGGCCACGGGCCCGAGAGCCCGGCGGCCCATTTAGGCCGCGTGCTCTGA